One segment of Fuscovulum ytuae DNA contains the following:
- the ureC gene encoding urease subunit alpha, which yields MPFAIPRAAYADMYGPTVGDRVRLGDTDLIVEVERDLIAERSSSGANALRYGEEVKFGGGKVIRDGMGQSQITRAGGAMDTVITNALILDWTGIYKADVGLRDGRIAKIGKAGNPDTQPGVDVIVGPGTEIIAGEGRILTAGGMDAHIHFICPQQIDDALHSGITTMLGGGTGPAHGTLATTCTPGPWHIGRMLMAADAFPMNLAFAGKGNASLPDALEEQIRAGASCLKLHEDWGTTPAAIDCCLTVADAMDVQVMIHTDTLNESGFVENTLAAIRGRTIHAFHTEGAGGGHAPDIIKVVSSQNVLPSSTNPTMPYTVNTIEEHLDMLMVCHHLDRKVPEDVAFAESRIRRETIAAEDILHDIGAFSVISSDSQAMGRVGEVITRTWQTAHKMKVQRGRLEGEQGANDNLRARRYIAKYTINPAIAHGLSAHIGSVEEGKRADLVLWSPAFFGAKPEMVLIGGCIVVAQMGDPNASIPTPQPVHTRPMFGAYGRSVERNAVTFVSKAGLEADVKGALGLAKDVLAVEGCRGIGKRDMRLNDATPTIEVHPETYEVRADGVLLTCEPARELPLAQRYFLF from the coding sequence ATGCCCTTCGCCATCCCGCGCGCAGCCTATGCTGATATGTATGGTCCCACCGTCGGTGATCGGGTCCGTCTGGGCGATACCGACCTTATTGTTGAGGTGGAGCGGGATCTCATCGCCGAACGGTCTTCGTCAGGGGCCAACGCGCTGCGGTATGGGGAAGAGGTGAAGTTCGGTGGCGGCAAGGTCATCCGTGACGGGATGGGCCAAAGCCAGATCACCCGCGCAGGTGGGGCGATGGATACGGTCATCACCAATGCGCTGATCCTTGATTGGACGGGCATCTACAAGGCCGATGTCGGGCTGCGGGATGGACGTATCGCCAAGATCGGCAAGGCGGGCAACCCTGATACCCAACCGGGGGTGGATGTGATCGTTGGCCCGGGGACCGAGATCATCGCTGGCGAAGGGCGCATCCTGACCGCAGGCGGGATGGATGCGCATATCCATTTCATTTGCCCCCAGCAGATCGATGACGCGCTGCATTCGGGGATCACCACCATGCTAGGTGGCGGGACGGGACCTGCGCATGGCACACTCGCCACGACCTGCACGCCGGGGCCATGGCATATCGGGCGCATGTTGATGGCCGCTGATGCTTTTCCGATGAACCTTGCCTTCGCAGGCAAAGGCAATGCTTCGCTGCCGGACGCTTTGGAAGAACAGATCCGCGCCGGGGCGTCTTGCCTGAAACTGCACGAGGATTGGGGCACGACCCCCGCCGCAATCGACTGCTGCCTGACAGTGGCCGATGCGATGGATGTGCAGGTGATGATCCATACCGACACATTGAACGAAAGCGGCTTTGTCGAAAACACGCTTGCCGCAATCCGGGGGCGCACGATCCATGCGTTTCACACGGAAGGGGCTGGGGGTGGCCACGCACCCGACATTATTAAGGTGGTGTCGTCGCAAAACGTGCTGCCATCGTCGACCAATCCCACCATGCCCTATACGGTGAACACGATCGAAGAGCATCTCGACATGCTCATGGTTTGCCACCACCTTGATCGGAAGGTGCCCGAGGATGTGGCTTTCGCCGAAAGCCGCATCCGGCGCGAGACGATCGCGGCCGAGGACATTCTGCACGACATCGGGGCCTTTTCGGTCATCTCATCCGACAGTCAGGCCATGGGGCGGGTGGGCGAGGTCATCACCCGCACATGGCAGACCGCGCATAAAATGAAGGTGCAGCGTGGCCGACTGGAAGGGGAGCAGGGTGCGAATGACAACCTGCGGGCCCGCCGCTATATCGCGAAATATACGATCAACCCGGCGATCGCGCATGGGCTTTCCGCCCATATCGGCAGCGTCGAGGAAGGCAAACGTGCCGACCTCGTCCTGTGGTCGCCTGCCTTCTTTGGCGCAAAGCCGGAAATGGTGCTGATCGGTGGCTGCATCGTGGTGGCGCAGATGGGTGATCCTAACGCATCGATCCCCACACCGCAGCCGGTGCACACGCGCCCAATGTTCGGTGCCTATGGGCGCAGCGTGGAACGGAATGCCGTGACATTTGTTTCGAAGGCGGGGTTAGAGGCGGATGTGAAGGGCGCGCTTGGCCTTGCAAAGGATGTGCTGGCGGTGGAAGGCTGCCGTGGCATCGGCAAGCGCGACATGCGGCTGAACGATGCCACGCCAACGATCGAGGTTCATCCCGAAACCTACGAGGTGCGGGCTGATGGCGTTCTTCTGACCTGCGAACCGGCGCGCGAATTGCCCTTGGCACAGCGCTATTTCCTGTTCTGA
- a CDS encoding carboxymuconolactone decarboxylase family protein encodes MAVAPILSDDAAGAEALAVFDDIRAKRQTDYVNNFWRALAADPALLKATWDRLQVVMGPGSLDPLVKEMIYIAVSVTNGCSYCIHSHTAAAKAKGMTAAQHGELMAVIAMASQTNALATALQVPVDSRFLAEEERG; translated from the coding sequence ATGGCGGTCGCGCCGATCCTTTCGGACGATGCGGCGGGGGCGGAGGCCCTCGCCGTCTTCGACGATATCCGTGCCAAGCGGCAGACCGATTATGTGAACAATTTCTGGCGCGCGCTGGCGGCGGACCCGGCCCTTCTGAAGGCGACGTGGGATCGTTTGCAGGTGGTGATGGGTCCAGGCAGCCTCGACCCGCTGGTGAAAGAGATGATCTATATCGCCGTCTCGGTCACCAACGGCTGCAGCTACTGCATCCATTCCCACACCGCTGCGGCAAAGGCCAAGGGAATGACGGCGGCCCAGCACGGAGAGCTGATGGCGGTGATCGCCATGGCATCGCAAACCAATGCCCTTGCCACCGCACTTCAGGTGCCTGTGGACTCGCGCTTTTTGGCAGAGGAGGAGAGAGGATGA
- a CDS encoding cyclase family protein: protein MCDACLIESVKKSMLSRRALFTGAAATTAAVMASGLTTARPALAQSTGKVVDLTHAYDGAFPTFDGNPGILYEPAVKFADSGYQLWKLTIFEHTGTHIDAPLHFTKDGTSVADLPPDRLVCPLCIIDIKAKAAEEPNAMVEPEDIEAFVTANGAIPAGACVAMNSGWAAKVGDPSYRNDAEGKFAFPGFSKAATDMLAGMDVACIGVDTLSLDPGNSADFAVHFSWLPGGRFGIENLAGLDGLPAAGATVFVGAPKHKGGTGGPARVMAVV from the coding sequence ATGTGTGATGCCTGTCTGATCGAATCCGTGAAGAAATCCATGCTGTCGCGCCGCGCGCTTTTTACCGGGGCGGCGGCGACGACGGCGGCTGTCATGGCCTCTGGCCTGACGACGGCAAGGCCCGCCTTGGCGCAGTCAACGGGCAAGGTCGTTGACCTGACGCACGCCTATGACGGCGCTTTCCCCACCTTCGACGGCAATCCCGGCATCCTCTACGAACCTGCCGTGAAATTCGCGGATTCCGGTTACCAGCTGTGGAAACTGACGATCTTCGAACATACCGGAACGCATATCGACGCGCCGCTTCACTTCACCAAAGACGGAACATCGGTCGCTGACCTGCCGCCGGATCGGCTGGTTTGCCCACTCTGCATCATCGATATCAAGGCCAAGGCGGCAGAAGAACCGAACGCAATGGTCGAACCCGAAGATATCGAGGCCTTTGTGACCGCCAATGGCGCGATCCCTGCCGGGGCCTGTGTCGCCATGAATTCGGGCTGGGCGGCGAAAGTGGGCGACCCCTCCTATCGCAATGACGCGGAAGGCAAATTTGCTTTCCCCGGATTTTCCAAGGCCGCGACAGATATGTTGGCGGGTATGGATGTGGCCTGTATTGGGGTGGATACGCTCTCGCTCGACCCCGGCAATTCCGCCGACTTCGCGGTGCATTTCAGCTGGCTTCCGGGCGGGCGTTTTGGCATCGAAAACCTTGCTGGGTTGGATGGCTTGCCCGCAGCAGGTGCCACGGTCTTTGTCGGGGCGCCGAAACATAAGGGCGGCACAGGCGGACCGGCCCGTGTCATGGCAGTGGTCTGA